A single window of Rhodococcus jostii RHA1 DNA harbors:
- a CDS encoding MspA family porin, which produces MSENRKSGLRRGARIAGLGAAAAVALGLMSTGAASADTFIPLPDGSKVGPNVTLTRTAESALSSPSLAANGAGRVAWVSGTVVADVKGIKEVTDVPEANSTTNNAGTYNGTNAATTHGVSRVSTGYIVGCQVDITGLSANPSFSLGLDSLSTSAGLTVPLASGEVKYVPLGGKDIKKDGVYALQYQDAELQVQKCGGFAQARSYSVVEIVGNDYSKTVLYGAPFSIG; this is translated from the coding sequence ATGAGCGAGAACCGCAAGTCCGGCCTGCGCCGTGGCGCCCGTATTGCAGGCCTGGGTGCTGCTGCGGCTGTTGCACTCGGTTTGATGTCTACTGGTGCGGCGAGTGCGGATACCTTTATCCCGCTGCCTGATGGTTCGAAGGTCGGTCCGAATGTGACGTTGACGCGGACGGCGGAGAGCGCTCTGTCGTCGCCGTCGTTGGCTGCCAATGGCGCCGGTCGTGTGGCGTGGGTGTCGGGCACCGTCGTTGCCGATGTCAAGGGCATCAAGGAGGTCACCGACGTTCCGGAGGCGAACTCCACGACGAACAATGCGGGTACCTACAACGGTACGAATGCGGCAACGACGCATGGTGTTTCGCGGGTGTCGACCGGGTACATCGTGGGTTGCCAGGTGGATATCACGGGTCTGTCGGCGAATCCGTCGTTCAGTCTGGGTCTCGATTCGTTGTCGACGAGTGCGGGTCTGACGGTTCCGTTGGCTTCGGGTGAGGTCAAGTACGTGCCGCTGGGTGGCAAGGACATCAAGAAGGACGGCGTGTACGCGCTGCAGTACCAGGATGCGGAGCTGCAGGTGCAGAAGTGCGGTGGATTCGCGCAGGCTCGTTCGTACTCGGTCGTGGAGATCGTGGGCAACGACTACTCGAAGACCGTTCTGTACGGTGCGCCGTTCAGCATCGGCTGA